In one window of Henckelia pumila isolate YLH828 chromosome 1, ASM3356847v2, whole genome shotgun sequence DNA:
- the LOC140894547 gene encoding transcriptional regulator SUPERMAN-like, with the protein MERHTPRFYSCSFCKKEFRSAQALGGHMNVHRRDRARMRQSPPMICNYGQNGCQFCLQNHNLEPNPSINPNPICGFGFMSSSTPYLSPHFQSHLVAPAVSAAIPVRDLRPNAEETFGVEKFDPFVHQNGWLVVKNAEFVRLDLQIGLMSTSHSKEDLDLELRLGYA; encoded by the exons atggaaAGACAT ACTCCAAGATTTTATTCTTGTAGCTTTTGCAAAAAGGAATTCAGATCAGCTCAAGCTCTAGGAGGCCACATGAATGTTCACAGAAGAGATAGAGCAAGGATGAGGCAGTCTCCACCAATGATATGCAATTATGGCCAAAATGGTTGCCAGTTTTGCTTGCAAAACCATAATCTTGAACCGAACCCTAGCATTAACCCAAACCCTATTTGTGGCTTTGGGTTTATGTCGTCCTCAACGCCGTATTTATCACCTCATTTCCAGTCCCACTTGGTTGCTCCAGCTGTTTCTGCTGCCATCCCAGTCCGGGATCTTCGGCCCAACGCGGAAGAAACGTTTGGAGTCGAGAAGTTTGATCCATTTGTGCACCAAAACGGATGGCTAGTTGTCAAGAACGCGGAATTCGTAAGGTTGGACTTGCAGATTGGTTTGATGAGTACTAGTCATTCCAAGGAGGATTTGGATTTGGAGCTAAGACTTGGATATGCTTAG